In Cryptococcus tetragattii IND107 chromosome 5, whole genome shotgun sequence, one genomic interval encodes:
- a CDS encoding rRNA-processing protein CGR1, with amino-acid sequence MSAKPSSSTQTTAPVVVSVAPSRNGRTPGKAHKSAKTALRRSYISPSVKTPFEKRMEKEKAQQAAKQLEKELKEEKETDRQRKINIIKERRARKEEKQREEELRAKMSAKKLQRMKKREGRSKKING; translated from the exons ATGTCTGCCAagccatcatcctccacccaaACCACTGCGCCTGTTGTTGTCTCTGTCGCTCCCTCAAGGAATGGCCGAACTCCAGGCAAGGCCCACAAATCTGCCAAAACAGCTCTCCGAAGATCATACATTAGCCCCTCTGTCAAGACGCCTTTTGAAAAGCgtatggagaaggagaaggccCAACAAGCTGCCAAACAGCTCGAAAAGGAGctcaaggaagagaaggagaccGACAGGCAACG GAAAATAAACATCATCAAGGAGCGACgagcgaggaaagaggaaaagcagagggaagaggaattgAGGGCCAAGATGTCCGCAAAGAAGTTgcaaaggatgaagaag AGGGAAGGCAGGTCAAAAAAGATCAATGGGTAA